From Styela clava chromosome 6, kaStyClav1.hap1.2, whole genome shotgun sequence, one genomic window encodes:
- the LOC120332078 gene encoding kinesin-like protein KIF13A isoform X3, with amino-acid sequence MDPSQENKFATQESVFEKLGFDVLTNVFTGYNACIFAYGQTGSGKSYTMMGSHDQPGLIPRLCSELFEQIVTNTNEHQFFKVEVSYMEIYNEKVRDLLDPEGGKRHLKVREHKSLGPYVDGLQQLAVSNASDIQELMSEGNKSRTVAATKMNAESSRSHAVFTLIVTQTLVDPQSQVSGERVSKVSLVDLAGSERASKTGAEGSRLKEGSNINKSLTTLGLVISSLADQASGKSKNKFVPYRDSALTWILKDNLGGNSRTAMVATISPSADNYEETLSTLRYADRAKRIVNKAVVNEDPNARIIRELREEVEKLQNQLKESESMRAPELKEKLEQSENLIKEISQTWEEKLRKTEAVHKQRQETLEKMGLSLEKSGIKVEKTKCFLVNLNADPSLNELLVYYLKPTTTVGQNEESDMQLSGLGILDFHCHVEITNEGGVFITPMKDARTCINGQIINSRTNLRHGDRILWGNNHFFRINIPRIPRLTLTKPENEQKDKEPSDGDKIPPSESDISLNESTIDYEFAQREVLMNQVEAPIQETIMHLENEFKQLTDETNYSTLDIDERNKYEEEIRALRQQLLSLSPRGSSDSLDPPPEIPEDEQRRKSPLNGNSTNNIPLQYKDWKKERNNQLHCGVKKLQEELVRAQAAVQEANYLAKEMNKETEFLVSLQIPAHNLTPNRKRGTLLCVPAIQVIKNGRDCQVWSVEKLENRLADMHDVYEEYKENTNKEETDSSDYDPFIETERNQLLIGVANVFLTCLLQNQPFRYPVPIIDQHGQVAGKLLVEIHRISGSSNQESMTRTTDSDTSDDSILSDVSSSASSGIGSSLCTDVVAGSQTVNQLTIENHNMNTSSSSLFNSSSLSSSVPVELSSSLSNHRYQQMTCRVTVIEAQGLSSTLSHFVQCQYYFLNCPDVILVPPDLSPEELSPKGSRSTLNIKFHHTMQFTCNITEDLIDNINSGSSLAIEVWGHRDRYNNLGSDGDIPTKIQDKVRSSSLLSEKHKSLTERWSEVIKRIKLEIIILELGENAEYVPVEIVNKLDVLSKGVFELKQGQSRRIEVSVETVQNSGTLPLIVDSIASVYAGSVQSGSAKGQSNMDSYHDNDLTNLRNTWLDILEKRKDYLDQEIKRLANKADKSLLEQERESRLFDQWLTLTEERNSLATPHAGIPGAPASWDPPDSIEMHIPVLFLDITGDDCKNELLHKPRGLDNMLPNELPGNYIEVPIIRAGTDEMHNHLTAVASWDSSLHDSILLNRVTPSNEQVYVVIQVHLRLSHPVDMSIVLRKRICVSIYKQRGITAFMRRRMQGKLLRSSGVIYELVSSIPLSSQDNEDQESLAIMAASGVDSNDTTDDKVLDDNNDKSTKTKKNPFESYVTRSMQSVDDILSLDKIRQQVTLREIIHAHKQKQKSQKKSADSR; translated from the exons ATGGATCCATctcaagaaaataaatttgcaacacAAGAATCAGTCTTTGAGAAATTGGGATTTGATGTCTTAACAAATGTATTCACTGGATACAATGCCTGTATATTTGCCTATGGACAAACAG GTTCTGGCAAATCTTACACCATGATGGGATCACATGATCAACCAGGATTAATTCCAAGGCTCTGTTCTGAACTTTTTGAACAAATTGTAACAAACACAAATGAACATCAGTTTTTTAAAGTTGAAGTATCATACATGGAAATTTATAATGAAAAAGTTCGAGATTTATTGGATCCTGAAGG GGGAAAACGTCATTTGAAGGTTCGAGAACATAAATCATTAGGACCTTACGTAGATGGTCTGCAACAACTTGCTGTGTCAAATGCCAGTGATATCCAG GAATTAATGTCAGAAGGTAATAAATCAAGAACTGTGGCAGCAACAAAAATGAATGCGGAATCATCTCGATCTCATGCAGTATTTACATTGATTGTCACACAAACATTAGTCGACCCTCAGTCACAG GTTTCTGGCGAAAGAGTCAGCAAAGTGAGTTTGGTAGATTTAGCTGGAAGTGAAAGAGCATCTAAAACTGGAGCAGAAGGAAGTCGATTAAAAGAAGGAAGTAATATTAATAA ATCGTTAACAACACTTGGACTCGTAATAAGTTCACTTGCTGATCAAGCCTCtggaaaatcaaaaaataagttCGTGCCATACAGAGATTCAGCATTGACATGGATATTGAAA GATAATTTGGGTGGGAACAGTCGAACTGCTATGGTTGCAACAATCAGTCCATCGGCTGATAATTATGAAGAAACGTTATCAACATTGAG GTATGCTGATCGTGCTAAACGAATTGTCAACAAAGCAGTTGTTAATGAGGATCCAAATGCTCGTATCATCAGAGAATTGAGGGAAGAAGtcgaaaaattacaaaatcaaCTCAAAGAATCAGAA AGCATGAGAGCCCcagaattgaaagaaaaattagAGCAGAgtgaaaatttaattaaagaAATTTCGCAAACATGGGAAGAAAAATTACGAAAAACAGAAGCTGTTCACAag caaCGTCAAGAAACTCTTGAAAAAATGGGTCTTTCACTAGAAAAATCCGGGATAAAAGTCGAAAAGACAAAATGTTTTCTTGTGAATCTCAATGCTGATCCATCTCTGAATGAATTGCTTGTTTATTACTTGAAG CCTACAACAACAGTTGGTCAAAACGAAGAGAGCGATATGCAACTCAGTGGTTTAGGTATTTTGGATTTTCATTGTCATGTGGAAATAACTAACGAAGGTGGTGTTTTCATTACTCCTATGAAAGATGCAAG AACATGCATAAACGGTCAAATAATCAACTCAAGAACAAATTTGCGACATGGAGATAGAATATTGTGGGGAAACAACcatttttttagaataaatattCCAAGGATTCCTCGTCTTACTCTGACAAAACCTGAAAATGAACAAAAGGATAAAGAACCATCAGATGGTGACAAGATACCACCTTCAG AATCAGATATATCATTGAATGAATCTACAATAGATTATGAATTTGCACAAAGAGAGGTTTTAATGAATCAAGTTGAAG CTCCAATTCAAGAAACTATAATGCATCTTGAAAATGAATTCAAACAACTGACTGATGAAACTAATTATTCTACACTAGATATTGATGAaaggaataaatatgaagag GAAATACGAGCTCTCAGACAACAGTTATTATCTCTTTCGCCTCGAGGTAGTTCAGATTCGCTCGACCCTCCTCCCGAGATACCAGAGGATGAACAAAGGAGAAAATCACCTCTCAATGGAAACAGCACAAATAACATACCTTTGCAATATAAAGATTGGAAAAAAGAAAG GAATAACCAGCTACACTGTGGTGTCAAGAAGTTGCAAGAAGAATTGGTCAGAGCACAAGCTGCTGTTCAGGAAGCTAATTACCTGGCTAAAGAAATGAACAAAGAAACTGAATTTCTTGTCAGTTTACAAATTCCTGCTCATAATCTAACTCCCAACAGAAAG AGAGGAACGCTACTTTGTGTACCAGCAATTCAAGTTATAAAAAATGGTAGAGATTGCCAAGTATGGTCCGTTGAAAAGTTGGAAAACAGGCTTGCTGATATGCATGATGTTTATGAGGAATATAAGGAAAATACAAATAAGGAG GAGACAGATTCATCTGATTATGATCCATTCATCGAAACGGAAAGAAATCAATTATTGATAGGAGTTGCAAATGTATTTCTCACTTGTTTATTGCAAAACCAACCATTCAGATATCCTGTTCCAATTATTGATCAACATGGACAG GTTGCGGGAAaacttcttgttgaaattcacAGAATATCTGGTTCAAGCAATCAGGAATCAATGACACGAACTACAGACTCAGACACAAGTGATGACAGTATATTATCTGATGTATCAAGTTCTGCAAGTAGTGGTATCGGATCTAGTCTTTGTACTGATGTAGTAGCTGGATCGCAAACAG TGAATCAACTAACAATAGAGAATCATAACATGAATACGTCGTCTTCGTCATTATTCAATTCATCATCTTTATCATCATCTGTTCCTGTTGAGTTATCGTCCAGTTTATCCAATCATCGATATCAACAAATGACATGCAG AGTGACTGTTATTGAAGCTCAAGGTTTATCTTCTACTTTATCACATTTTGTACAatgtcaatattattttttgaattgtcCCGATGTAATTCTTGTTCCACCTGATTTAAGTCCTGAAGAATTATCACCAAAGGGCAG TCGATCGACTTTAAATATAAAGTTTCATCACACAATGCAATTCACATGTAACATCACTGAAGATCTTATTGATAACATCAATTCTGGATCATCACTCGCTATCGAAGTGTGGGGTCACAgagatcgttacaataatttgGGTTCGGACGGAGATATTCCAACTAAAATTCAAGATAAAGTTCGTTCGTCCAGCCTTTTGTCCGAGAAGCATAAATCCTTAACTGAGAG ATGGAGTGAAGTAATAAAACGAATCAAATTAGAAATTATAATTCTGGAACTTGGTGaaaatgctgaatatgttcCAGTTGAAATCGTTAATAAATTAGATGTGTTGAGTAAAGGTGTCTTTGAACTGAAACAA GGCCAATCAAGGCGAATTGAAGTATCTGTTGAGACTGTACAAAACTCAGGAACTTTACCTCTAATTGTCGACAGTATTGCTTCTGTGTATGCAGGGAGTGTCCAATCTGGGAGTGCAAAGGGTCAAAG CAATATGGACAGTTACCATGACAATGATTTAACAAACTTAAGAAATACTTGGCTTGATATATTGGAGAAACGTAAAGATTATCTTGATCAAGAAATCAAACGACTTGCTAACAAGG CTGATAAAAGTTTACTTGAACAAGAGAGAGAATCTCGTTTATTCGATCAATGGTTGACCTTAACAGAAGAACGGAATTCTTTAGCAACTCCTCATGCTGGTATTCCTGGTGCACCTGCTTCATGGGATCCTCCTGATTCTATAGAAATGCATATTCCTGTCTTGTTTTTGGATATCACAG GTGATGATTGTAAAAATGAATTACTTCACAAACCACGAGGTCTCGATAATATGTTGCCGAATGAACTGCCTGGAAATTATATCGAAGTTCCAATCATAAGAGCGGGAACTGATGAG ATGCACAACCATCTTACTGCAGTTGCATCGTGGGATTCATCATTACATGATTCAATATTGTTAAACAGAGTTACTCCATCTAATGAGCAAGTCTATGTTGTAATACAG GTTCATCTTCGATTAAGCCATCCTGTAGATATGTCCATTGTTTTGAGAAAAAGAATTTGTGTATCCATATATAAACAGCGAGGAATAACTGCTTTTATGAGAAGAAGAATGCAAGGGAAG TTATTGCGATCATCTGGAGTGATATATGAATTGGTATCGAGCATTCCATTATCATCTCAAGACAACGAAGACCAGGAATCTCTTGCTATTATGGCTGCTTCGGGAGTGGATTCAAAT GATACTACTGATGACAAAGTTTTAGATGATAATAATGATAAATCAACAAAAACTAAAAAGAATCCATTCGAATCATATGTAACTCGGTCGATGCAATCTGTAGATGATATTTTATCTCTCGATAAAATTCGACAACAAGTTACTTTACGAGAAATTATTCATGCACATAAACAGAAACAG